The genomic stretch TGAGGTACATACGCGGTCCACAGCGGTGACACTGCGTATATGAGTGGCATGTGCGTCAGAAAAACAAGCAAGGTATTCGCTGCTAGGAAGCGCACAATGGCTACCGTCTGCGACGAGCGAAACACCAGAAACGCGAGCAACGTGTAGATGGTGTATTGCAGTGTGACACTCGCGGATGTCAACAATAATGATACGGCTTGGCTCGCGGCAGGAATGCGTCCAAACGGATTCATTGCAGTAAAATGAAACTGCTTTGCGATCCATGTCCAAAAGACTGCGAAACCTGTCAGCAATAAAAGACTCACCATTGCGACTTGCTTAGTATGAATCGAATCCGTCGCAATTAACTCCGCTCTGAAGATCAAGTCCTTTGTCGACTCGATCGTCACTAGCTGTCCAAAGTACCGACCGAACAAAAATACGACTATCCAGTTCGTCATCAGCATGTAAGCCGTGTAGTCTCGGCCCGCGGCCATAACCAGCGAGCGAATCACAATCTCGATAACTGCGGTGACCATCAGCAGCGTGACAGTCACACGGATATGCCGAAAAAACATGGCCCAGGCAATCAAAATATGAAAGTACGTTCCAACATACCATGTTGTTGGATTGGCCGGAAAAGCGTTTTCCCAAAACACGTTCAAACCGAGCGCAAACGGTAAATAATTCGATTCGTTCAGATCACCAATACGAGCACATTGAATCACACTCAGCACGCCTGCGATCAGCAGCCCAAACAGAGCAACTTCGAAATAGCGATTGAATACGACATGAGAAGGACGCCGGGTTTCTATTGTCAGGGTATACCCAGTGATGAAGACAAAGAAGGCAACACCAAGCTGCTTAAAGTTGAACGGATTAGTGGTAAGCGGAATCACCATGTGTGCGCCAGTATGGCCCAAAATGATTAACGCCATACCAATTACTTTCATCCAGTCGATCCAGGCCTCGCGTGGGCGAGGCAGCAGTGAGTCCCGAGTGGCCTGTAACGAGCCGGCGGGAAGTTGCCTGCTGCTCGTCGCGAGAGGCTGGGAAGTTGCGAGTGGCGAGTGGCGAGTGGCGAGTGGCGCTGAAGATGAAGGGGGACCTGATGACGGCTGTTCTTGCTTTTGCATCTCGCTACTCCCCATGCGTCGCTTTCTCGTCGCTCGCGTCTCGTATCTCGCGGCTTTCAAACAGACGCCGAACAAACCTCGCGGGATTCCCTGCCACCATCACATGATCGAGAACCCTTGCGGACGTCACCGCTCCCGCCGAAACCAAGGCCCCCTCACCAACATCAAACATCACGACAGTTCCTTCGCCAACCCACGCATAGGCACCGATTACCGTGACTTTCAAATCAAGACTGTCTGGAGTGGTCCAATGCCCATTGCCATTCAACACGTGATGTGCACCGCTACTCAAAATGCTAGACCGACTGCCGATCAAACAGCCTTGCTTCAGGTGAACACGTCCCAACAACGCATAGTTCCCAATGAACACTTCTGATTCAACGGTGGCTTCGCGATGGCTAATAATTGAGCCAAATTCAATTTGGCATTCCCAACTGCATGAACGGAGCGTGCCACAATAAAACGCTCGACGCAGGCACATTCCCAAGAAACCAGGTAGCAGCGCGAAGCATTGACCGCACGAATGAAACATCCGCTCATAGCCATCGCCTCGGAGCGTTTCAAGGTAACAAACCAAAACGGCTGGTGAAACGAGGATCCAGGACAAGAAATTGACCACAGTTTTGGTCACGCAACGGAGGCGGGAATCAGGCTGAGACATCAGTAGCGGAATTCGCAGAGAATTGCAGGAGGGCATCTTGAGACATTATCAGTAGCGGAATTCGCAGAGAATTGCAGGAGGGCATCTTGAGACATTATCGGTAGCGGAATTCGCAGAGGATTTCGGGAGGGCATGAGGATATCATGAGTCATCAGTAGCGGAATTCGCAGAGAATTTCGGGAGGGCATCCAAAACGCTAGTCTTAGCGTGCATTGCTGTTGGTCGTGGAGCGGCGTTTTACGTTTTAGGGTGGGCGACAAAGTCCGAAAGTCTCTGCGACTTCCGCCACGTTGAGACGTGCGTGGAACGAAAGTCTCTGCGACTTCCGCTACGTTGAGACGTGCGTGGAACGAAAGTCTCTGCGACTTCCGCTACCTTGCTCGCTTGAACCGATCGGTCACCATGGATCCGTCGGCAATCGTGATCTTCACCGGAATCGCCTCTGCGGGCAACCGATCCTTGCAGTGCTCTCGCATCCGTTGCTTCAGTTCACCCAGCTTCATCGACCCGCTCAACGTCAACCTCGCCATTACCACTTGCCCCATCAACGGATGTGCTTGGCCACTGACGGACGCTTCGGAAACCACGGGCATTTCCAACAGCACACTCTCGACTTCCACGGGTGAGACTTTTGTTCCACCGACGTTGATGAAATCCGATTTTCGTCCCAATATCTTCATCCAATCACCACGTACGTCCACTTCATCATTGGTATCCATGAACCCCTCGGCATCGAATGGCGACGGCGCGTTTAAATACCCCAGCATCGCGGTGTGGGCTTTGACCCACAACCGTCCATCGACGACCTTGGTTTCATAGCCTTCGCCCCCGACCTTCATCCACAACGAACCATTGTTCTCGGACTTCGATTTCAAAATCCCCAATTCCGTCGTTCCGTACGTTTGCAATAGCTCCGCGTTGGGAAAGGCTTCGCGAAGCCGCGCCAGTACACTCGGCGGCATCGCTTCGGATCCGTAGGTAATCCGCCTTAGGGATGACAACTCAAAACTCTCGCTCACATTCGACAAAAGCAACAAGTTCAAAAATGTGGGTGATACCGGCAACACTTCGATCTTGTAGTGCTCGATCGCCTCGGCAACCGCTTCGGGTGTTCTGGCGCGTGGAACCACCAGGGTGCCGCCATGCGAGAGCACATACATCGATGTATTGACACCACCAATATGGTCGATGTGCATGAACGCCATCATGTTCCCGACTTGGCGAGGTTGTGAGTATCGCAGTCGCAATCGGTCCAAGTCCTGAACCGCCGCCTTCGGATCGCCAGTGGTTCCAGACGTAAAGAGCACCAGTCCCGCATGTTTTTCAGCGGAGAGTTGATCATAGAGGGGGTGCCGATCAGAATCATCGCCACCGTAGCGGAACTCGCCAAGAGTTTCGGTGGTTTCGCTGCGCGGATCGAAAGTCTCTGCGACTTCCGCTACGTTTTTGTTCTTGTCCACGGCGTGCGTTACATGGGCGATGCTCATCAAGCGATTGATTCGCGGCTTGGCATCGTCGGGCATCGGCACAGCGACCGCTTTCATATCCGCCAGCGTCACGAACATCGCCACCGATTCAGGCGAATAGCGTCCTGGAAACGCGACGACCGAACGTGAGGTCACTCCAGCGTCGCGAAGT from Novipirellula artificiosorum encodes the following:
- a CDS encoding long-chain fatty acid--CoA ligase, whose amino-acid sequence is MNDWKSTLTEYRDRVCFAGGGNDETVTYGEMVEMMRRLEAKLRDAGVTSRSVVAFPGRYSPESVAMFVTLADMKAVAVPMPDDAKPRINRLMSIAHVTHAVDKNKNVAEVAETFDPRSETTETLGEFRYGGDDSDRHPLYDQLSAEKHAGLVLFTSGTTGDPKAAVQDLDRLRLRYSQPRQVGNMMAFMHIDHIGGVNTSMYVLSHGGTLVVPRARTPEAVAEAIEHYKIEVLPVSPTFLNLLLLSNVSESFELSSLRRITYGSEAMPPSVLARLREAFPNAELLQTYGTTELGILKSKSENNGSLWMKVGGEGYETKVVDGRLWVKAHTAMLGYLNAPSPFDAEGFMDTNDEVDVRGDWMKILGRKSDFINVGGTKVSPVEVESVLLEMPVVSEASVSGQAHPLMGQVVMARLTLSGSMKLGELKQRMREHCKDRLPAEAIPVKITIADGSMVTDRFKRAR
- a CDS encoding acyltransferase family protein yields the protein MQKQEQPSSGPPSSSAPLATRHSPLATSQPLATSSRQLPAGSLQATRDSLLPRPREAWIDWMKVIGMALIILGHTGAHMVIPLTTNPFNFKQLGVAFFVFITGYTLTIETRRPSHVVFNRYFEVALFGLLIAGVLSVIQCARIGDLNESNYLPFALGLNVFWENAFPANPTTWYVGTYFHILIAWAMFFRHIRVTVTLLMVTAVIEIVIRSLVMAAGRDYTAYMLMTNWIVVFLFGRYFGQLVTIESTKDLIFRAELIATDSIHTKQVAMVSLLLLTGFAVFWTWIAKQFHFTAMNPFGRIPAASQAVSLLLTSASVTLQYTIYTLLAFLVFRSSQTVAIVRFLAANTLLVFLTHMPLIYAVSPLWTAYVPQGFIRLLCNLVVYFVLLALLCSLVKRLIQPQKLRSILGRRLFGASYQKQRLKVGARHFAQ
- a CDS encoding acyltransferase, with amino-acid sequence MSWILVSPAVLVCYLETLRGDGYERMFHSCGQCFALLPGFLGMCLRRAFYCGTLRSCSWECQIEFGSIISHREATVESEVFIGNYALLGRVHLKQGCLIGSRSSILSSGAHHVLNGNGHWTTPDSLDLKVTVIGAYAWVGEGTVVMFDVGEGALVSAGAVTSARVLDHVMVAGNPARFVRRLFESREIRDASDEKATHGE